The following coding sequences lie in one Nycticebus coucang isolate mNycCou1 chromosome 20, mNycCou1.pri, whole genome shotgun sequence genomic window:
- the LOC128572517 gene encoding olfactory receptor 2M3-like gives MNASTTHQHHTFLIVLSTPSSSSIRDQNMDRGNETSADFLLLGLFPELPYISILITTFLLVYIIAFAGNATLILLIWMDARLHTPMYILLSHLSLIDLALISTTVPKMAINFFSGKRDISKVACGAQIFFFFALGGGECLLLTMMSYDRYVAICNPLRYSVIMSPRKCLQMALVSWGGGTLNSLINTIYTMHFPFCSSREIHHFFCEMPAVLKLSCKDTSLYEAVVSVICIVFVLLPLGLIVSSYMLIFLTVLRMSSPEGRRKAFATCSSHLAVVSLYYGPAMIIYMTPHSFHTSEQDEVLSMINTIFTPMLNPLIYSLRNKEVLAALRKLIGRGFILR, from the coding sequence atgaatgcCAGCACAACTCATCAGCATcacacatttttaattgttttgtccACACCCTCTAGTTCAAGTATAAGGGATCAGAACATGGATAGAGGGAATGAGACCTCTGCTGACTTCCTTCTCTTGGGGCTTTTTCCAGAGCTGCCATACATCAGCATCCTCATCACCACCTTCCTTCTGGTCTACATTATTGCCTTTGCTGGGAATGCCACATTGATCCTCTTGATCTGGATGGATGCCCGCCTTCACACCCCCATGTACATACTGCTCAGCCATCTCTCTCTTATTGATTTGGCCTTAATTTCTACCACTGTCCCAAAGATGGCCATCAACTTTTTTTCTGGGAAGAGAGACATCTCAAAAGTTGCCTGTGGAGctcagattttcttcttctttgctcTTGGGGGTGGTGAGTGTCTCCTTCTGACCATGATGTCTTATGACCGTTACGTGGCCATCTGCAACCCCCTGAGGTATTCAGTTATCATGAGTCCCAGAAAATGCCTGCAGATGGCCCTGGTGTCCTGGGGTGGAGGTACCCTAAATTCCCTTATCAATACCATCTACACCATGCATTTCCCCTTCTGCAGCTCCAGGGAAATCCACCACTTCTTCTGTGAGATGCCTGCTGTCCTGAAGCTGTCTTGCAAGGACACCTCCTTATATGAGGCAGTGGTGTCTGTTATCTGCATTGTGTTTGTACTTCTTCCCTTAGGACTGATTGTGTCTTCCTACATGCTCATCTTCCTCACAGTCCTCCGCATGAGTTCACCAGAGGGCAGGAGAAAAGCCTTTGCCACATGTTCCTCTCATCTGGCTGTAGTGAGCCTCTACTATGGACCAGCTATGATCATTTACATGACCCCTCACTCCTTTCATACATCAGAGCAGGATGAAGTACTCTCTATGATTAATACCATCTTCACCCCCATGCTCAACCCTCTCATTTACAGTTTAAGGAACAAGGAGGTGCTGGCAGCTCTGAGAAAATTAATAGGTAGAGGATTCATTCTGAGGTAG